A window of Maioricimonas rarisocia genomic DNA:
GCACAGAAGCCGTCGACGCCGCCCGGCACCAGGAATGCCGAGGACGCGCCCCGCGGTGGCCTGCCGATTTTCTGGCTGATCGTCCTCTTTTTCGTGGTCTCGTACCTGCTGTACTACTTCCAGACCGCGCCGGAACATCAGGGGACCGAAGTCGAATACGGGTTCTTCCTCGAACAGCTCGAAGAAGGGAACGTCGAGCACGTGACCTTCCAGGGCTCCCGCCTGACCGGCAAATGGGAGAACGTTCCGGAGAACCCCGCCAAGGAAAAGGACGCCGCCGCTCCGGATCTCGAGCCGGAATTCAACGCCGAGATTCCACTCGTTGAAGACCGGACCGTCCTGACCGAACTGGTCAAACAGAACAGTCGAATCCGCGCAGTGAACCGCAGCCCCGGTCTGCTGACCGAGGTCTTCATCTATTCGCTGCCGCTGCTGGTGATGCTCGGCCTGTTCATCTTCCTGATGCGCCGCAGCGCCGATCCGATGGGCTCGGGAATGTTCGGCAGCTTCATCCGCAGCCCCGCGAAGCGGTTCCGTCCGTCCGAGCATCGTAATACGTTTGACGACGTGGCCGGCATGGAACACGCCAAACGCGAATTGCAGGAAGTTGTCGAGTTCCTCAAGGATCCGGCGAAGTTCCAGCGGCTCGGTGCGCAGATCCCCAAGGGGGTGCTGCTGATGGGCCCCCCTGGCACCGGCAAGACGCTGATGGCACGGGCCACCGCCGGCGAAGCAGGTGTCCCCTTCTTCTCGATCAGCGGGTCCGAGTTCATCCAGATGTTCGTCGGTGTCGGTGCCAGCCGCGTGCGGGACATGTTCCGGACCGCAAAGGAATCCGCCCCGAGCATCCTGTTCATCGATGAAATTGACGCCGTCGGTCGCGTCCGCGGAGCCGGCGTCGGTGGCGGCCACGACGAGCGCGAACAGACGCTCAACCAGATCCTCAGCGAGATGGACGGCTTCCAGCAGACTGAGGCGGTCATCGTCATCGCGGCGACCAACCGCCCGGACGTGCTCGACCCCGCCCTGCTCCGCCCGGGACGCTTCGATCGGCATGTCACCGTCGAACGTCCCAGCCGGGAAGGACGCGTCGGCATCCTCAAGGTGCACTGTCGCAAGGTGCCGCTGAGCGACAACGTCAACCTCGAGGAAATCGCCGCCGGCACGACGGGATTCTCCGGAGCTGATCTGAAGAACCTGGTTAACGAGGCAGCCCTGAACGCGACCCGCGAAGGGAAGGATGCCGTCGACAGCGAGGACTTCGACGTCGCCCGCGACAAGATCCTGATGGGAGCCAAGCGGGAGGAGATCCTCAGCGAGCACGAGCGGGAAATGACCGCCTACCATGAGGCCGGCCATGCCCTGCTCGCCTGGCTGCTGCCCGAGGTGGACTCGGTCTTCAAAGTGACGATCATCCCCCGTGGACGGGCACTCGGCGTGACCCAGCTGCTTCCCGAAGAGGAGCGCTACAGCATCGGCGAGAAGCGGCTGCATTCCGAACTGGTCGTCATGCTGGGCGGCCGCGCGGCCGAGAAGATGGTCTTCGATGAGTACTCGGCCAATGCCGAGGACGACCTCAAGCGGGCCACGCAGACCGCCCGCAAGATGGTCGGCTACTGGGGCATGAGCGAGGTCATCGGACCGGTCGCTTTCCGCGACATGGAGGAGCATCCCTTCCTCGGCAAGGAGATGCATGAGCAGCGGAAGTACAGCGAAGAAACGGCCCACGTCATCGATCAGGAAATCCAGCGGTTCCTCAACGGTGCTCACGAAA
This region includes:
- the ftsH gene encoding ATP-dependent zinc metalloprotease FtsH; protein product: MSSESPESQEAQKPSTPPGTRNAEDAPRGGLPIFWLIVLFFVVSYLLYYFQTAPEHQGTEVEYGFFLEQLEEGNVEHVTFQGSRLTGKWENVPENPAKEKDAAAPDLEPEFNAEIPLVEDRTVLTELVKQNSRIRAVNRSPGLLTEVFIYSLPLLVMLGLFIFLMRRSADPMGSGMFGSFIRSPAKRFRPSEHRNTFDDVAGMEHAKRELQEVVEFLKDPAKFQRLGAQIPKGVLLMGPPGTGKTLMARATAGEAGVPFFSISGSEFIQMFVGVGASRVRDMFRTAKESAPSILFIDEIDAVGRVRGAGVGGGHDEREQTLNQILSEMDGFQQTEAVIVIAATNRPDVLDPALLRPGRFDRHVTVERPSREGRVGILKVHCRKVPLSDNVNLEEIAAGTTGFSGADLKNLVNEAALNATREGKDAVDSEDFDVARDKILMGAKREEILSEHEREMTAYHEAGHALLAWLLPEVDSVFKVTIIPRGRALGVTQLLPEEERYSIGEKRLHSELVVMLGGRAAEKMVFDEYSANAEDDLKRATQTARKMVGYWGMSEVIGPVAFRDMEEHPFLGKEMHEQRKYSEETAHVIDQEIQRFLNGAHEKATQILTEHRERLDQIAKGLVEKEVLGKDELTELIGPAAPRDYLVRPRKEAS